A genomic stretch from Coffea arabica cultivar ET-39 chromosome 10c, Coffea Arabica ET-39 HiFi, whole genome shotgun sequence includes:
- the LOC113713558 gene encoding transposon Tf2-1 polyprotein codes for MDRQIVGRGRGRPPRQRPEAGGDREPEVNQDQGQEGVAGDQVATAINRITDVLERLTEHQASGPVHRQGGPTDSEDRALERFLKFGPPKFYGGPEPDIAEGWWERISDIFAALNYTEERQVTFAAFQFEGAARSWWNLIRTNWDRNHTPRTWANFTREFNAKFLPPLIQEKREDDFIKCKQGAMSVAEYEVQFTKLSRFAPELVTTEQRRVRRFVQGLNVEIQEGLAAVRIDTFADAVEKAQRVEVARAQVKSFQAKKRFAPSSSREPTYGNAPPAKMGRGTLGANRPGAPRGAQARGNGTRNAGGRSNGNRVGPIGRGQPKNTSQGGRAIVSQVSCTFCKKSGHTIDGCWKKQGKCLRCGSSEHQISGCPKMQEGGTPNARPNTSGGSRPTVPARVYAIDDQPVPDSSEVVEGTLPIFHRLAKVLIDPGATHSFVNPSFMSGIAVRPVKLPFDLEVRTPMGDKRIIASLAFKDCEFWIGERKMLVDLISLDIKGYDVIIGMDFLGQYHAKLDCRAKVVEFCIPGEATLRLDVKGRLASSAMISGIRARKMLSKGAQDFLAFMINAPSDQVKLEDVPVVREFSDVFPEELKTLPPDREVEFKIDLVPGTAPISKTPYRMAPAELKELKIQLQDLLEKGFVKESDSPWGAPVLFVKKKDGSLRLCIDYRGLNEVTIKNKYPLPLIDSLFDQLQGSVVFSKLDLRQGYYQLKIKKEDIPKTAFSSRYGHFEFAVMPFGLTNAPAAFMDLMQRVFKKYLDQFVVVFIDDILIYSKTREEHVKHLEIVLQILREQKLYAKFSKCEFWLDEISFLGHKISKEGIAVDPAKVEAVMNWKQPESPTEIRSFLGLAGYYRRFIKDFSKIAGPMTELTKKGNRFTWTPKCESSFQELKKRLTSTPVLVLPDGGEGYAVYSDASGEGLGCVLMQNSKVIAYASRRLKPHEQNYPTHDLELAAVIFALKKWRHYLYGVTFEVYTDHKSLKYLFSQKELNLRQRRWVEFLEDYDCSINYHPGKANVVADALSRKAQVAGLMVKEWDMLEEISGWNPRLEKLKILLGNLSLKSSLLERIKEAQKSDPVTQKNLERVQKGENLDFKLGFEGVLRFRDRIVIPADVEIRKEILEESHRSKYTIHPGVTKMYHDVKGLYWWEGLKKDVAEFVQRCLICQQVKAEHQKPSGLLQPLEIPEWKWEHITMDFVTGLPRSQKGFDAIWVIVDRLTKSAHFLPVSMTFSLEKLVKLYTEEILRLHGIPVSIVSDRDPRFVSRFWQKFQESLGTKLKFSTAYHPQTDGQSERTVQTLEDLLRSCILDFGGKWSNYMTLVEFAYNNSYQASIQMAPYEVLYGRRCRSPIHWDEIGEKRIVDPTAIPWIEEAQEKVKLIRERLQTAQSRQKSYADTRRKDLEFEVGDKVFLRVKPLKSGVISKKGKKLKPRYIGPFEILKRVGNVAYQLKLPASMAKVHDVFHVSMLRKYYSDPSHVLPLEGIEVDETLTYEEGPVKILEREVKELRNKKIPLVKILWKNHGLEEATWELEEEMQKKYPDLFS; via the coding sequence ATGGATCGCCAAATAGTAGGAAGAGGCCGTGGGAGACCCCCTAGACAACGCCCGGAAGCGGGTGGTGATAGGGAACCCGAGGTCAACCAAGACCAAGGGCAAGAGGGAGTGGCCGGAGATCAAGTGGCCACCGCAATTAACCGTATCACTGATGTCTTGGAGCGCTTGACTGAACATCAAGCCTCTGGGCCAGTGCACCGCCAAGGAGGCCCAACTGATTCTGAGGATCGGGCATTGgagagatttttgaaatttggacCTCCTAAGTTCTATGGAGGACCCGAACCTGATATAGCTGAGGGGTGGTGGGAGAGAATCTCCGACATCTTCGCAGCTTTAAACTACACGGAGGagcggcaggtgacttttgccgcaTTCCAGTTCGAGGGAGCTGCTCGCTCCTGGTGGAACCTGATTAGGACTAATTGGGACAGGAATCATACTccaaggacttgggcgaacttcacaagggagttcaatgccaaatttcttccacctcttatccaagaaaagagggaggatgacttcataaaatgtaagcaaggggcgatgagtgtcgccgaatatgaagTCCAGTTCACAAAACTATCCCGttttgctcctgaattggtgACCACGGAGCAAAGGCGAGTCAGAAGGTTTGTGCAAGGTCTGAATGTAGAAATACAGGAAGGTTTAGCTGCTGTGAGAATTGATACCTTTGCAGATGCTGTCGAGAAAGCCCAAAGAGTTGAAGTAGCTAGGGCTCAAGTGAAATCTTTTCAGGCTAAGAAAAGATTTGCTCCTAGCAGTAGTCGGGAGCCGACATATGGAAATGCTCCACCAGCTAAAATGGGCCGAGGAACCCTTGGAGCAAATCGTCCTGGAGCACCACGAGGCGCCCAAGCAAGAGGAAACGGGACCAGGAATGCAGGGGGACGTAGTAATGGAAACCGAGTGGGACCGATTGGAAGGGGACAACCCAAGAATACTTCACAAGGAGGCCGAGCAATAGTTTCCCAAGTGAGTTGTACATTTTGTAAGAAATCTGGCCATACTATAGATGGTTGCTGGAAGAAGCAAGGGAAGTGCTTGAGATGCGGAAGTAGCGAGCACCAAATTTCTGGATGTCCAAAAATGCAGGAGGGGGGTACTCCAAACGCTAGACCAAACACTTCTGGAGGGAGCCGGCCAACAGTTCCTGCCAGGGTATATGCTATAGATGATCAACCTGTACCTGATTCCTCGGAAGTCGTGGAAGGTACTCTCCCCATTTTCCATCGATTAGCTAAAGTGTTAATTGACCCTGGTGCAACTCATTCATTCGTAAATCCATCATTTATGTCTGGAATAGCCGTGAGACCTGTTAAATTACCCTTCGATCTTGAAGTTAGGACACCAATGGGTGATAAGAGGATAATCGCTAGCTTAGCCTTTAAGGATTGTGAATTCTGGATTGGAGAGCGTAAAATGCTAGTGGATCTAATCAGTCTGGACATAAAAGGGTACGATGTTATCATAGGAATGGATTTCCTAGGTCAATATCATGCTAAGCTGGATTGCCGAgcaaaagtggtagaattctGTATACCTGGAGAGGCAACTCTGAGGTTAGATGTTAAGGGTAGGTTAGCATCATCTGCTATGATCTCAGGGATACGGGCGAGAAAAATGTTGTCAAAAGGAGCTCAagatttcttagctttcatgatTAATGCTCCCAGTGATCAAGTGAAGTTGGAAGATGTACCAGTGGTACGGGAATTTTCGGATGTTTTTCCAGAAGAGTTAAAAACTCTACCGCCGGATAGAGAAGTGGAATTTAAGATTGATTTGGTGCCTGGAACGGCTCCAATCTCTAAAACTCCGTACCGGATGGCTCCTGCCGAGCTGAAGGAGTTGAAAATTCAATTGCAAGACCTCTTGGAgaaaggttttgtgaaggagagTGATTCACCATGGGGAGCGCCcgttctatttgttaagaaaaaggacggaagcttgaggttatgtattgattaccgagggttaaatgaggttacaattaagaataaataccctctaccgTTGATAGATAGtctgtttgaccaactgcaaggatCAGTAGTTTTCTCTAAGCTGGATTTGAGGCAAGGGTATTATCAGTTAAAAATTAAGAAGGAGGATATACCTAAGACTGCCTTTAGTTCAAGgtatggacattttgagttcgcagtcatgccttttggtttaactaatgcaccagcagcattcatggatttaatgcagagAGTCTTTAAGAAGTATCTAGATCAGTTTGTTGTggttttcattgatgatattttgatatACTCTAAGACTCGAGAGGAACATGTTAAGCACTTGGAGATAGTCTTGCAAATATTAAGGGAGCAGAAGCTGTATGCCAAAttcagcaagtgtgagttttggcttGATGAAATATCTTTTCTAGGGCATAAAATTTCTAAGGAGGGAATTGCCGTGGATCCAGCAAAAGTTGAGGCCGTTATGAATTGGAAGCAACCAGAAAGCCCAACTGAGATTCGAAGTTTCTTGGGATTAGCAGGGTACTATAGGCgatttatcaaggatttttcgaaaattgctggacccatgaccgAGCTAACCAAGAAAGGGAATAGGTTCACTTGGACTCCGAAGTGTGagtcaagttttcaggagttaaagaagCGATTAACATCCACTCCTGTTTTGGTGTTGCCTGACGGAGGCGAAGGTTATGCCGTGTACTCCGATGCTTCTGGAGAAGGTCTAGggtgtgttttaatgcaaaacaGTAAGGTGATTGCCTATGCTTCCAGGAGATTGAAGCCTCATGAACAAAACTACCCAACTCATGACCTGGAGTTAGCAGCAGTGATTTTcgccttaaagaaatggagacactacttgtatggcgtgacttttgaggtttatacggatcataagagccttaagtatttgttctcccagaaggaattgaatttgagacaaaggcgatgggtagaatttttggaggattatgactgttcaattaactaccacccGGGAAAAGCTAATGTGGTAGCTGACGCTCTAAGTAGAAAGGCCCAAGTAGCGGGGTTAATGGTTAAAGAGTGGGACATGTTAGAAGAAATAAGTGGTTGGAACCCTCGTTTGGAGAAACTGAAGATATTACTTGGGAACTTATCGTTAAAATCATCTTTACTAGAGCGTATTAAGGAGGCCCAGAAATCGGACCCTGTGACTCAGAAGAATCTGGAGAGagtgcaaaaaggggaaaatcTAGATTTTAAATTGGGGTTTGAAGGTGTATTGAGGTTCCGAGATCGTATTGTGATTCCGGCGGATGTggagataagaaaagaaattttggaagaatcaCATCGATCAAAATATACCATTCATCCAGGTGTGACCAAGATGTATCATGATGTGAAGGGATTGTACTGGTGGGAAGGTTTGAAAAAGGACGTGGCAGAGTTTGTTCAGAGATGCTTGATctgccaacaagtaaaagctgaGCATCAGAAGCCCTCTGGTTTATTGCAACCGTTAgaaatccctgaatggaaatgggaacatattACAATGGATTTTGTAACGGGATTGCCTAGAAGCCAAAAAGGatttgatgcaatttgggtaatagttgaCCGACTCACTAAGTCTGCACATTTCCTACCTGTAAGCATGACCTTTTCTTTGGAAAAACTGGTCAAGTTGTACACAGAGGAGATTCTAAGGTTACATGGTATTCCTGTAAGTATCGTGTCTGATCGAGACCCAAGGTTTGTCTCAcgtttttggcagaaatttcaggagtctttggggaccaagttgaaatTTAGTACTGCGTACCATCCCCAAACCGACGGGCAGTCGGAAAGAACAGTTCAAACTTTGGAAGATCTGCTGAGGTCGTGcatattggattttggaggtaaatggaGTAATTATATGACCTTAGTGGAATTTGCGTATAACAACAGTTATCAAGCctcaattcaaatggcacccTATGAAGTTTTGTATGGAAGAaggtgtcgatctccgattcattgggatgaaataggagaAAAGAGGATTGTAGATCCAACAGCGATACCTTGGATAGAAGAAGCCCAGGAGAAAGTGAAACTAATTAGAGAAAGGCTTCAAActgctcagagtagacaaaagagctacgccgacacaaggagaaaagatttagaatttgaagtaggagacaaggttttcctaagagttaaacccttgaagagcGGAGTAATATCTAAAAAGGGTAAGAAGCTAAAGCCAAGGTATATCGGACCTTTCGAAATTTTGAAGCGAGTTGGAAATGTGGCATATCAGCTGAAGTTACCCGCAAGCATGGCTAAGGttcacgatgtatttcacgtttCCATGCTTAGGAAATATTATTCCGACCCAAGTCATGTGCTGCCACTGGAgggaattgaagtggatgagACGTTAACGTATGAAGAAGGACCAgtcaagattttggaaagagaggTAAAGGAGctgagaaataagaaaattcctcTGGTAAAGATTCTATGGAAAAATCATGGActtgaggaagcaacttgggaattagaggaagaaatgcagaaaaagtaccCTGATCTATTTTCTTAG